From one Oxyura jamaicensis isolate SHBP4307 breed ruddy duck chromosome 15, BPBGC_Ojam_1.0, whole genome shotgun sequence genomic stretch:
- the MAPK1 gene encoding mitogen-activated protein kinase 1, which yields MAAVSGAAAAGGSANAGGPEMVRGQVFDVGPRYTNLSYIGEGAYGMVCSAYDNVNKVRVAIKKISPFEHQTYCQRTLREIKILLRFRHENIIGINDIIRAPTIEQMKDVYIVQDLMETDLYKLLKTQHLSNDHICYFLYQILRGLKYIHSANVLHRDLKPSNLLLNTTCDLKICDFGLARVADPDHDHTGFLTEYVATRWYRAPEIMLNSKGYTKSIDIWSVGCILAEMLSNRPIFPGKHYLDQLNHILGILGSPSQEDLNCIINLKARNYLLSLPHKNKVPWNRLFPNADPKALDLLDKMLTFNPHKRIEVEQALAHPYLEQYYDPSDEPVAEAPFKFDMELDDLPKEKLKELIFEETARFQPGYPS from the exons ATGGCGGCGGTGTCGGGGGCCGCGGCTGCGGGCGGCTCCGCCAACGCCGGGGGCCCGGAGATGGTGCGGGGCCAGGTGTTCGACGTGGGGCCGCGCTACACCAACCTCTCCTACATCGGCGAGGGGGCCTACGGCATGGTGTG TTCTGCCTACGATAACGTCAACAAAGTTCGAGTTGCTATAAAGAAAATCAGTCCTTTTGAGCATCAGACATACTGCCAGAGAACTCTGAGAGAGATTAAGATCTTACTGCGCTTCAGGCACGAGAATATTATTGGAATAAATGATATTATCAGAGCTCCAACTATTGAGCAAATGAAAGATGT ATACATTGTGCAAGATCTCATGGAGACAGATCTTTACAAGCTGTTAAAGACTCAACACCTCAGCAACGACCACATTTGTTACTTCCTTTACCAGATTCTGAGAGGATTAAAATATATCCATTCAGCCAATGTGCTTCATCGCGACCTCAAACCTTCAAATTTGCTGCTTAACACCACTTGTGATCTCAAG ATTTGTGACTTTGGACTGGCTCGTGTTGCAGATCCAGACCATGATCACACAGGATTCCTGACAGAATATGTGGCCACACGTTGGTACAGGGCTCCTGAAATCATGCTGAATTCTAAG GGTTACACCAAGTCTATTGACATCTGGTCAGTAGGCTGTATTCTGGCAGAGATGCTCTCCAACAGACCTATCTTTCCAGGAAAACACTACCTTGACCAACTTAACCATATCCTTG gcATACTTGGATCCCCTTCCCAAGAAGATTTGAATTGTATAATAAATTTAAAGGCCAGAAACTATTTGCTTTCCCTACCACACAAAAACAAGGTACCATGGAACAGGCTGTTTCCAAATGCTGACCCCAAAG caCTTGATTTGTTGGATAAAATGTTGACCTTTAATCCTCATAAGCGAATTGAAGTGGAGCAAGCTTTAGCCCatccatatctggagcagtATTATGATCCAAGTGATGAG CCTGTAGCTGAAGCACCCTTCAAGTTTGATATGGAGTTGGATGACTTGCcgaaggaaaagctgaaagaattGATTTTTGAGGAAACTGCTAGATTCCAGCCAGGATATCCATCTTAA